The sequence below is a genomic window from Aureispira sp. CCB-E.
TTCTAAATATGCAGCGGCATTTGTTGGACAAGGGCCTGCACCACCAACAGCACGAACTAAAATATTAGCACAATCGCCATTTGTCAATCCTGTAACTAAGTAAGAACTATCAGCCAATGGTCTAGGAGTCCAAGTCAAACCTGAATCTAAACTATATTCCCATCCTGTTGCTCCTGGAGAACCACCCCACTCAAACAATACAGTTGTTGCTTGATTAGCAGGCGTACCACAAGAAACAGTTGGAACTGGAATTTGGCTATTCACAAATATTTCTACCGAATCTGTTAAGATACATCCCTTTTCGTTAATTTGTGCTACAAAAGTAGTTGTAGACGGAGGGAATGCATCTGGGTTGTATGCTGCTGCATCAGAAACAGCAAATCCTGGTGTCCAGTTGTATGTAATTGGTCCAAATAAGAATGCCACACCTGGTGTGAAACGGAAAGCATCATTGTTTGCCGACCAGTTAGCAACTCCATTACGACCTGGCACGGCAAAACCTGCTGTACCATCATTATTTTCGATACCTTGTGTAGTAACATCAAAGGCAGCACCTGTAATAGAAGTACTGTGGATATCAATTATATTGGTTCCTTCGTGCAACACAATTTGCCCTGACACGTTGCTAGCACCACCAAAACGAGGTACGTTGATGTAATTAACAATCAACTGCCGGTTCGGTGCAGTACCTACTGTAAAGTATTCGATAGTACCACCAGCACCTGGATTCAAATCTTCCCAAGCTAAGGCAATGACATTATTTGGTCCAGGACCATTATCAGGCACTAATTGTCCTGAACAACACCCATGAGGCGAAGCCAAATTAAATGAAATAAATCCATTTGAACTAATAATAAATTGAGTATAGGTATTGCAGAAAAACTCAAAGCTAAATCCGATTGGTAATGCTCCTGTAATTCCATCATCTGGCAACGATACAGAAGTTCCCGAACCTGCAACAGGTCCGTATGGAATTGGATCTACTGTATACGTACTACATGCTGTTGGGTCAATTACAATAATAGAATCTGAAAGTACAGCTGTTAATTGGGTTGTATCTCCAGGACAAATAGTATCTTGAGCAGCACTCACTAGAGGTATAGCATTTCTCCAAGTTAATTCAATGCTATCCGAACCTGTACATAATCCATACGTATAATTAACCGCATAAGTAACCGCATCTCCAGGTCCTCCACTTACGATCGCATCTGGATTATTGACACTAGTACTTGTCAAATTACCTAAATAACTTGATGGATTGGCTGTCCAAGAGTACACCCCATTTACCAAATCAATACCTGGTCCAGAAATCGCTGTATTAAACGAAACGGTATCAGGTTGATTATTTGGACACAGAGAAGTATCTGTTGCAAATATATTCAAACTTAGTGGCAAAGCACTTAAGAAGATAGAAACGGAATCTGTTGTCACACAACTTGTCCCTGTAACAGGGTCTGGTGTTGTTGTAAAGGTAACTTGTAAAGTAATTACTTCTCCATCTAAAGTTGTTGAAGGAACGTCTACTAATGGGTTAGGAATTGTATCATCACTAAATGTTATACTAGGACCTGATAATTGAGTCCAAGAGAAAGTTCCTGCTGCTAATGCTCCGACCGAGGAGAAACTATTCGCATTCATTTGTATTTGTTGGGCAATACCAGGACAAATTGTGGTATCTGAAGCTGTCACTTCAACCCCTGGTATAATCAAGTTATAACCTAAAATTTGGTCTCCTGGAATAGGACAAGCACCATCGGTAATACCTATCGTAAACTGGTTGACACCAATATTAGATGGAACTGCTTGTACTTGAACAAATAGTTTTGCACTATCTGGTCTAAAAGGAGCTGTGTTTTGTAAAATAAGCGAAGCGCTAGATCCAAATACTTGATTAATGTTCGTATTTGCAGGATTAATTTGAATCGTATCTCCATCAGGATCTGTCAAAATCAATTCGAAGATTAAAGTTTCCCCTGCACAAACAACAAATGTATTTGCTGTCGTATCATAAGAACCTCCGTTTAATACCAATGGAGAGTTAGAACCTACTGGAGAGGTACAGTTCGCATTATTCAAAACAACCATTTGAATATCACGTTGTACATATCCCATTGTATCGCCATTAATAATTTGGTAAATTGTTACTGCTGCTACAGCGATTTGTGTTTGGTTTGGTGCAAGACAGAAAGACATTTGTCCTGTCACACTATCCAATACAAAGCTATTCGCAGGGTTAGTAACTAAGGGCTGTTGAACTGTTTGCGGTGCCGCATGAGGAATACAGTTATTAGCTCCTTGCAATGGACAACTCATCGCATACCGCAGCGAATCATTCTCTGGATCAAAAGCACCGTGATTATAATCGTAACATTGTCCTGCACAAAAATAAGGCGTTGGGTTTGATGTAAACGTCGGAGAGCTATTACATATAGTACTGTTAATCCCTGCTTCGATGTAAAAAGAAGCTTGGTTTAATGCTAAGTTTGTAATCGCAGCATTTCGACAACAACTAGACCAACTAATTACCCAATCTGTACAAGTTTGAGGTAGAGTAATTGTATCTCGATAAACATGTGCCTCAATTCCAGGAAGTGTTCCACCTGGTTTACAAGCTGAATTTGCTAATTCAGGAGCACATAGTTGAGATGCTTCATAAAAAGTGTCTCTTGGCAAACCAATATTAGGAGGAGTAACCCCACAACTAGCAGACGTAAGACCAATAAATTCTGTAGTTCCCATTCCTGCACCAACACAATCTCGATATATTGTTAGAGTAACAACGTATCGGTTATTACCAACACATTCATAAGTGAGATCTGCACCAGCAAAATGAGAAGCGTTCGCATCTTGACTGCCGAAGACAAAAAAGCCCAAAGCTAGTAAGAGGATACGCGAATAACGCCAACATCGTTGCGCTAAACTTGGAGGAAAATTTTTGCTATCCAAAACTATATGATTTAGTAGTTAAAAAAATAATATATGTATTACGTATAATAGTAATCCTCTATAGGACGTTGTTCTTGTTGGGGTGACCGTCATTATTTTATTAACCTTAAGAATAGCTTCCAACAAGTAAAAGTAGCTTTATACTTTTCTAAAAATGTAATAAAACTACAATACACAGCGCTTTCTATTTCTTGAGAATCTCTCAAAGTTACATTTTAATCACCAAGAATTAAAATAACAAGTCAATTTTAACGGAGATATTTTAACATTTTGTAAAGAATTTATTGTTTTAAGATGGTTTTTTAGTAGTTTTTTATACGGTAAATCACCTCTAACACCTCATTTTATACGCAAAAAAACTCTTTACAACTTTTCAACACTTACCCGCCCCGATGTAAATCAAACGTTAAAAAGTGTTAACTCGTTGCATCTACAAACTGCTTTTTATCTCCATATTAAGCCTATATTAAAAAAGCTGATAATTGTATGACACAACTACCAGCTCATTATCTTTTATCTTAAAATAAGACTACGCTTCTACCTCTTCGTACATTTCCATTGGAGGACAAGCACAAATTAAATTTTTATCGCCATAGGCATTATTAACCCGCCCTATTTGTGGCCAAAACTTGTTCGTTCTTAAATAAGGCAACGGGAATACTGCTTTTTCGACACTGTATGGTCGATCCCACTCAGAACTTACAACAACTGTTTGTTTGTGAGGGGCATTATGCAATACATTATTTTGAGCATCCGCTTTGCCTGTTGCAATTTCATCAATTTCTTTGCGAATTTCTAACAAGGCATCACAAAAACGATCTAGTTCTGCTTGATCTTCTGATTCGGTGGGTTCTATCATAATAGTCCCCGCAACAGGGAACGACATAGTTGGAGCATGGAAACCATAATCCATCAAACGCTTAGCAACATCTTCAGCAGATACCCCTACTGCTTTAAAATTACGCAAATCAATAATTAATTCATGCGCAGCACGTCCTTGCTCTCCTGTATACAAAACATCGTATTCCGTCTCTAATTTTGCTTTGATATAATTGGCATTTAAAATAGCATATTCGGTAGCTGCTTTACAACCCGTACGCCCCAATAATCGAATATATCCATAAGAAATCAGCAAAATGCTAGCAGAGCCCCAAGGTGCTGCCGAAACGGCATGTGACCCTTGACTCCCTCCAACCATACGGAAAGCATGCTTGGGTAAGAATGGCGCTAAACTTTCGTTCACACAAATAGGTCCCATTCCTGGTCCTCCCCCGCCATGAGGGATTGCAAAAGTCTTGTGTAAATTTAGGTGACAAACATCTGCCCCGATCTCTCCTGGAGAAGTTAACCCTACTTGTGCATTCATATTCGCTCCATCCATATAAACCTTTCCTCCAAATTTGTGGATCAAGGCGCACACTTCTTTGATATTTGCTTCAAAAACACCATGTGTTGAAGGATAAGTAACCATCAAAGCAGCTAAATTATCTTTGTACTTTTCGGCTTTTTCGGCTAAGTCATTAATATCCAAATTTCCTCGCTCATCGCATTTTGTTACAACCACTTTCATTCCTGCCAAAACTGCAGAAGCAGGATTTGTTCCATGTGCAGAAGATGGAATTAGAGCAATATTTCGATGCCCTTCTCCCCTTGACTTATGATAAGCACGAATGGCTAACAAACCAGAGTATTCTCCCTGTGCACCAGAATTGGACATCAACGAACAAGCATCAAATCCTGTGATAACACACAAGTAATCTTCTAATTCATTAATCAGCTGTTCGTAGCCCTTTGTTTGACTGCTTGGAGCAAACGGATGTATATCTGAAAATTCAGGCCAAGACACAGGAAACATTTCTGTCGCTGCATTTAGCTTCATCGTACAAGAGCCCAAAGAAATCATCGAGTGCACCAATGACAAATCTTTATTTTCTAACATCTTGATGTAACGCATCAACTGACTTTCTGAATGATACGTATTAAATGTTGGGTGTGTCAAATAAGCCGTTGTTCGTACTAAGTCAGCAGGGATTTTTACGGTTAAATCTTTGTATTTATTTACCAACTGTTCTATTGAAACATCAGCTGCTCCTTTCAACTCTGCAAAAACATTTATAATTTCTGCTACAGCACGAATGTCAACAACTTCATTCAACGAAATTTGAACAGATTGCTCATCAGCATAGTAGAAATTCATTTTAGCTGCCAAAGCCGCATCTTTAATTTTTCCTCTTTGAGTAGGATCAATCTCTATTTTTATTGTATCAAAATAATAGCTGTTTAACTGTTTGTACCCCAATCGTTGTAATTCCAAATCTAAGATTTGTGTTAACGTATGCATACGCCCAGCAATTGCTTTGATACCATCAGGACCATGATAAACCGCATACATACTTGCCATAACAGCCAACAAAGCCTGCGCTGTACAAATATTAGAGGTTGCCTTATCGCGTCGAATATGTTGCTCTCTTGTTTGCAAAGCCATTCGCAAAGC
It includes:
- the gcvP gene encoding aminomethyl-transferring glycine dehydrogenase, producing the protein MFDIQHPDRFVNRHLGPNKEALKDMLATIGVDSLEQLIEETVPSNIRYKKELNLPEAMSEFDYLNMLKEVAAKNKVFKSYIGLGYYPTITPPAILRNVFQNPGWYTPYTPYQAEIAQGRLEALLNFQTMVSDLTGLPIANASLLDEGTAAAEAMYMFYNNKNKRAKGDLANQILVSKKIYPQTLDVIYARAEPLDIEVVLTDTFEITDKTFAILLQYPDLNGEVVDYKAIVEKAQANKIHTIVAADLMSLALLTPPGEWGADAVVGNTQRFGVPMGFGGPHAAYFATKDDFKRQIPGRIIGVSIDSSGDRALRMALQTREQHIRRDKATSNICTAQALLAVMASMYAVYHGPDGIKAIAGRMHTLTQILDLELQRLGYKQLNSYYFDTIKIEIDPTQRGKIKDAALAAKMNFYYADEQSVQISLNEVVDIRAVAEIINVFAELKGAADVSIEQLVNKYKDLTVKIPADLVRTTAYLTHPTFNTYHSESQLMRYIKMLENKDLSLVHSMISLGSCTMKLNAATEMFPVSWPEFSDIHPFAPSSQTKGYEQLINELEDYLCVITGFDACSLMSNSGAQGEYSGLLAIRAYHKSRGEGHRNIALIPSSAHGTNPASAVLAGMKVVVTKCDERGNLDINDLAEKAEKYKDNLAALMVTYPSTHGVFEANIKEVCALIHKFGGKVYMDGANMNAQVGLTSPGEIGADVCHLNLHKTFAIPHGGGGPGMGPICVNESLAPFLPKHAFRMVGGSQGSHAVSAAPWGSASILLISYGYIRLLGRTGCKAATEYAILNANYIKAKLETEYDVLYTGEQGRAAHELIIDLRNFKAVGVSAEDVAKRLMDYGFHAPTMSFPVAGTIMIEPTESEDQAELDRFCDALLEIRKEIDEIATGKADAQNNVLHNAPHKQTVVVSSEWDRPYSVEKAVFPLPYLRTNKFWPQIGRVNNAYGDKNLICACPPMEMYEEVEA
- a CDS encoding T9SS type B sorting domain-containing protein, whose amino-acid sequence is MDSKNFPPSLAQRCWRYSRILLLALGFFVFGSQDANASHFAGADLTYECVGNNRYVVTLTIYRDCVGAGMGTTEFIGLTSASCGVTPPNIGLPRDTFYEASQLCAPELANSACKPGGTLPGIEAHVYRDTITLPQTCTDWVISWSSCCRNAAITNLALNQASFYIEAGINSTICNSSPTFTSNPTPYFCAGQCYDYNHGAFDPENDSLRYAMSCPLQGANNCIPHAAPQTVQQPLVTNPANSFVLDSVTGQMSFCLAPNQTQIAVAAVTIYQIINGDTMGYVQRDIQMVVLNNANCTSPVGSNSPLVLNGGSYDTTANTFVVCAGETLIFELILTDPDGDTIQINPANTNINQVFGSSASLILQNTAPFRPDSAKLFVQVQAVPSNIGVNQFTIGITDGACPIPGDQILGYNLIIPGVEVTASDTTICPGIAQQIQMNANSFSSVGALAAGTFSWTQLSGPSITFSDDTIPNPLVDVPSTTLDGEVITLQVTFTTTPDPVTGTSCVTTDSVSIFLSALPLSLNIFATDTSLCPNNQPDTVSFNTAISGPGIDLVNGVYSWTANPSSYLGNLTSTSVNNPDAIVSGGPGDAVTYAVNYTYGLCTGSDSIELTWRNAIPLVSAAQDTICPGDTTQLTAVLSDSIIVIDPTACSTYTVDPIPYGPVAGSGTSVSLPDDGITGALPIGFSFEFFCNTYTQFIISSNGFISFNLASPHGCCSGQLVPDNGPGPNNVIALAWEDLNPGAGGTIEYFTVGTAPNRQLIVNYINVPRFGGASNVSGQIVLHEGTNIIDIHSTSITGAAFDVTTQGIENNDGTAGFAVPGRNGVANWSANNDAFRFTPGVAFLFGPITYNWTPGFAVSDAAAYNPDAFPPSTTTFVAQINEKGCILTDSVEIFVNSQIPVPTVSCGTPANQATTVLFEWGGSPGATGWEYSLDSGLTWTPRPLADSSYLVTGLTNGDCANILVRAVGGAGPCPTNAAAYLECCTTPCPMPTTSTITNLTCNGSNDGTMTIDIDGGVLGDHPSYTATLFDTSGAQIGTPFVTPAGTSPATATFTGLSAGVYYAYLTDTFGCFTNSDTLVITEPDTLIISLDNTTLTTCFGDADGTGTVLATGGTPSYNFQWDAAANGQTTATATGLARGNYDVILTDANGCMDTLTVTINSPFPAAPAITLNSTPSTSCAGDGTATVFATFNMVGSANDYTYTWANSTSTGPTATNLPSGMAIVTVTDVNGCQAVDSVLVTGSPTVSITAMPVINTGCGTSVGQITVAATGDPAGYTYQWSPNANGQTTALITGLGLGTYDVTVTGISNGCTATGTAIVQEASPLNVVGFNVTNPTCGGSDGDATVLTVGATGALSYNWSNTQTTNPATGLAAGTYFVTVTDAATGCSAIGDTVLIQPNFSASFTAQNDPSCNLSNGSITVTGTVTDGPAGPFTYLWSDGQTTATATGLSAGVAYTCDVTYQGCTQTVGPLTMNSSTLQIAITDKDDIICNGDLSSYANVTLVTGDSATTTYLWSNGATTQNISGMPAGTYTVTATSGSCTVTQSITVVDVTLTVNAWIVSAGQKTATIQVNDVVPISGGVVTNHANPVYTWSESNPAIVDITDSTAIATDATGNPGNGSSWLTFSATAGPCTAVDSVMVTVESYMGMPTAFTPNNDGINDLFQPAGLQMSDKVIQFKIYNRWGQLMYDDTVNHFWDGTFNGVPQPQDVYVYVFEYIPSVGNPILIRGEFTLIR